The DNA segment AAATAGCTAGTGTTCGTAGTTGCCAAagtccttttttcttttattttttttaaatgaGATGCAGTGGCGTTCATTTCTGCACGCACTTTCAAGAGTCCctattgctttttttttttttttttcttttttactatGTTACATCTATTTGGAAACATTGttcatgattttttttaaacGCTTATTGAACCTCGAATCAGCATTATTGTGCACCATGGCTACATGCCTCTTGTAGGCATCCTTCCGCTTGAATGTCTTCTGACAAATGGAGAATGGGCAGTTTAGTCCTGGATATCTTTCTACTTTTAGATTCAATGACTTCTCCATCTCCATATCAAGCTCGCCTCTATGCTGAGATGAGCAGTGCCTTCTCAGACCATTTGCTTGTAGAAAACCTAGTATTTTCCAGGGGCAGTGCCCTATAGGACACTTATACGGTCTTTCCAGATTGGACTCGTCTAAATGCGCGGCAAACTTTAGTAGCGTTGGAAAGTTTTCAGAACAATGAGCACACCGGTAACTTCCTCTTTTTGTCTGCTTTGAAATGGTACCGAACACTTTGGGGTCACCATATAACTGTGCCACGTGCGAGGATTGCGAATAAGCCAGAATGGACTCCGGAACAATTTGTTCCATCGAATTGCTCCCAATAAATTCTGGATTCGCTTCTTCTTGAGGTCTATGATTTATGAGGTCCATGAACTCCGAATCAGTTAGAGGCAGGGCATACTGTGCACCCTCTGTTATCTTACCTAGCTGTGACTTCAGCTCTGTGTCCCCTTCGAAAGATAGATTTGGTCCATCAGCCTGCCCTTGTATTTCTGAACCAACTGGAATCATAGGTATTAGCGGTTCCAGTAAAAGGTCCTCGGTGGAATGGAGACTGAGATCCTCTTTTGAAGGTGTTACAGAGTCTTCTTTCATGTCTCGAGCTGTTTCGTACCAACGATAAAGCGATTGGTCTATTTGAACAGCCTCTCCATCCAAAGACAGCTTGGCTGTGAGATTGTTTCGCTCTTGATATAATGACATTTATACCAAATTTCCAGGCTTCTAGTAGGAACCTGACGAGTTAGCTGTATGATTTATAAGAGAAGAATGGCAGTTACTATGACAGATAACTATACATTAGAAGCAAAATCTGCTCTTGTTGTATACTTTAATGGCAGAGGTACAAAATAGTCCTCACCATAAGaacaaggaaaaatgaAGCGAATGACATAA comes from the Saccharomyces kudriavzevii IFO 1802 strain IFO1802 genome assembly, chromosome: 7 genome and includes:
- the RME1 gene encoding Rme1p (similar to Saccharomyces cerevisiae RME1 (YGR044C); ancestral locus Anc_4.189); amino-acid sequence: MSLYQERNNLTAKLSLDGEAVQIDQSLYRWYETARDMKEDSVTPSKEDLSLHSTEDLLLEPLIPMIPVGSEIQGQADGPNLSFEGDTELKSQLGKITEGAQYALPLTDSEFMDLINHRPQEEANPEFIGSNSMEQIVPESILAYSQSSHVAQLYGDPKVFGTISKQTKRGSYRCAHCSENFPTLLKFAAHLDESNLERPYKCPIGHCPWKILGFLQANGLRRHCSSQHRGELDMEMEKSLNLKVERYPGLNCPFSICQKTFKRKDAYKRHVAMVHNNADSRFNKRLKKIMNNVSK